In Herbaspirillum sp. WKF16, one genomic interval encodes:
- a CDS encoding GlxA family transcriptional regulator: protein MPTVHLLVFPGVQSLDVSGPLDVFAEANRFLLPQAHYRLRVIGAGDGALECSNGMLLTPHSHYSRTDEAADLLLVAGGPVLVKQAPDDALGAWLRRQAQAAKCYGSICNGAFLLARAGLLDGKRATTHWDDAAALQQQFPHIRLEPDRIWLRDGKLVTSAGVTAGIDLSLALLAEEAGAEVALNVAKRLVVFMQRSGGQSQFSPYLTPYAEEGSLVGRVQQYVLAHLGEKLTVGRLAALVAASPRNFARMFARDAQMTPAEFIERARVDAARAMLERSALPLKSIAIDCGFRDAGHLRRVFQKRLGTSAQQYRDSFSANPPAA, encoded by the coding sequence ATGCCTACGGTCCATCTGCTGGTTTTTCCCGGCGTGCAATCGCTGGACGTTTCCGGCCCGCTCGACGTGTTCGCCGAGGCCAACCGCTTCCTGCTGCCGCAGGCGCATTACCGGCTGCGGGTGATCGGCGCCGGCGATGGCGCGCTGGAATGTTCCAACGGCATGCTGCTCACTCCCCACAGCCATTACAGCCGGACCGACGAAGCCGCCGACCTGCTGCTGGTGGCCGGCGGCCCGGTGCTGGTGAAACAGGCGCCGGACGACGCGCTCGGCGCCTGGCTGCGGCGCCAGGCGCAGGCGGCGAAGTGCTATGGCTCGATCTGCAACGGCGCCTTCCTGCTGGCGCGCGCCGGCCTGCTCGACGGCAAGCGCGCCACGACCCACTGGGACGACGCCGCGGCGCTGCAGCAGCAGTTCCCGCACATCAGGCTGGAGCCCGACCGTATCTGGCTGCGCGACGGCAAGCTGGTGACCTCGGCCGGGGTGACCGCCGGCATCGACCTGTCGCTGGCGCTGCTGGCCGAAGAAGCCGGCGCCGAGGTGGCGCTCAATGTCGCCAAGCGGCTGGTGGTGTTCATGCAGCGCAGCGGCGGGCAGTCGCAGTTCAGCCCCTACCTCACGCCGTATGCAGAAGAAGGTTCGCTGGTGGGCCGCGTGCAGCAATACGTGCTGGCGCACCTGGGCGAGAAATTGACGGTGGGCCGGCTGGCCGCGCTGGTGGCCGCCAGCCCGCGCAACTTCGCCCGCATGTTTGCGCGCGATGCGCAAATGACCCCGGCCGAGTTCATCGAGCGGGCCCGGGTCGATGCCGCGCGCGCCATGCTGGAACGCTCCGCCCTGCCGTTGAAAAGCATCGCCATCGACTGCGGCTTTCGCGACGCCGGCCACCTGCGGCGGGTATTCCAGAAGCGCCTGGGCACCAGCGCCCAGCAATACCGCGACAGCTTCTCGGCCAACCCGCCCGCGGCGTGA
- a CDS encoding LysR substrate-binding domain-containing protein, with translation MMLNNLARKLDLTTLRLFAAVQEEGTLTRAAAREAIAVSAASKRLVELEEAIGMPLFVRHARGMQLTAAGETLFAHARRVLLSVEAIGHELAEHAQGVRGYVRMVANLSAIVEFLPEDLMLFAQLHEQVKLDLEERPSASVVKGVADGWADLGICSGEADTGGLHTELYRRDRVVLVMAATHPLAGRRRIAFEETLDYDHVGLHADSSINQRTHLAARSSGKPLKMRIHVPGFDAVCRMAQAGMGLGVIPAGVFEAIGRPLGLAALEIDDAWASRELRIVVRHADALSPVSRALFDFLRGAEARAAPPRKTRSRR, from the coding sequence ATGATGCTCAACAACCTCGCCCGCAAACTCGACCTCACCACGCTGCGCCTGTTCGCCGCGGTGCAGGAGGAAGGCACCCTCACCCGCGCCGCCGCGCGCGAGGCGATCGCGGTGTCGGCCGCCAGCAAGCGCCTGGTGGAACTGGAGGAAGCGATCGGCATGCCGCTGTTCGTGCGCCATGCGCGCGGCATGCAGCTCACGGCCGCCGGCGAGACCCTGTTCGCGCATGCGCGGCGCGTGCTGCTGTCGGTGGAGGCGATCGGCCATGAGCTGGCCGAGCATGCCCAGGGCGTGCGCGGCTACGTGCGCATGGTGGCCAACCTGTCGGCCATCGTCGAGTTCCTGCCGGAAGACCTGATGCTGTTCGCGCAGCTGCACGAGCAGGTCAAGCTCGACCTGGAAGAGCGTCCCAGCGCCAGCGTGGTCAAGGGCGTGGCCGATGGCTGGGCCGACCTCGGCATCTGCTCCGGCGAGGCCGACACTGGCGGCCTGCACACCGAGCTCTACCGGCGCGACCGCGTGGTGCTGGTGATGGCCGCGACGCATCCGCTGGCCGGCAGGCGACGCATCGCCTTCGAAGAAACGCTGGACTACGACCACGTCGGCCTGCATGCCGACAGCTCGATCAACCAGCGCACCCACCTGGCCGCGCGCAGCTCCGGCAAGCCCCTGAAGATGCGCATCCACGTGCCCGGCTTCGACGCCGTGTGCCGGATGGCGCAGGCCGGCATGGGCCTGGGCGTGATCCCGGCCGGCGTGTTCGAGGCGATCGGCCGTCCGCTGGGACTGGCCGCACTGGAGATCGACGACGCCTGGGCCAGCCGCGAACTGCGCATCGTGGTGCGCCATGCCGACGCGCTCTCGCCGGTCTCGCGCGCGCTGTTCGACTTCCTGCGCGGGGCCGAGGCGCGCGCCGCGCCGCCACGCAAGACGCGCTCGCGCAGATAG
- a CDS encoding ABC transporter ATP-binding protein, which translates to MFSWFEKLVHPYPDSHPLPPPRGFMRFIWSCTRGVRPYIAAMTLMTAIIGVFEAMLFAMMGRIVDWLAKVEPSQLWAQEKHTLLWLAVVLAASPLLIALQTLYKHQTLAGNFPMLLRWNFHRLMLSQSMSFYQNEFAGRVATKVMQTALAVRDFCMIVGDILVFITIYFATLVGVVGSFDLLMLAPFFVWLGAFALALRYFVPRLSKVARNQADARSLMTGRITDAYTNIATVKLFSHAGREADYARSAMREFLGTVNRQMRLVSGFEIVNHGLNMILIAGTAGVSLYLWTQGKVGIGAVAAATAMALRLNGIAHWVMWEMSALFEHVGTVQDGINTLARAHDVKDAPDARPLKVAQGELRFEGVSFSYGGAAPRPVVDKLDLAIRPGEKIGLVGRSGAGKSTIVNLLLRFYDIEGGRILIDGQDIAHVTQDSLRAQIGMVTQDTSLLHRSVRDNILYGRPDAGDADMMHAARRAEAHDFIGTLADARNRTGYDAHVGERGVKLSGGQRQRIAIARVMLKDAPILLLDEATSALDSEVEAAIQTSLYKLMEGKTVVAIAHRLSTIAAMDRLIVLDQGRIVEQGSHSELLAANGLYARLWAHQSGGFLGEEDDEPEAAAA; encoded by the coding sequence ATGTTCAGCTGGTTTGAAAAACTGGTTCATCCTTATCCCGATTCGCATCCCCTGCCGCCGCCGCGCGGCTTCATGCGCTTCATCTGGTCCTGTACCAGGGGCGTGCGGCCCTACATCGCCGCCATGACGCTGATGACGGCCATCATCGGCGTGTTCGAGGCGATGCTGTTCGCCATGATGGGTCGCATCGTCGACTGGCTGGCCAAGGTCGAGCCGTCGCAACTGTGGGCGCAGGAAAAGCACACGCTGCTGTGGCTGGCCGTCGTGCTGGCCGCCAGCCCGCTGCTGATTGCGCTGCAGACGCTCTACAAGCACCAGACCCTGGCCGGCAATTTCCCGATGCTGCTGCGCTGGAATTTCCATCGCCTGATGCTCAGCCAGAGCATGAGCTTCTACCAGAACGAGTTCGCCGGCCGCGTCGCCACCAAGGTGATGCAGACGGCGCTGGCGGTGCGCGACTTCTGCATGATCGTGGGCGACATCCTGGTGTTCATCACCATCTACTTCGCCACGCTGGTGGGCGTGGTGGGCAGCTTCGACCTGCTGATGCTGGCGCCCTTCTTCGTCTGGCTGGGCGCCTTCGCGCTGGCGCTGCGCTACTTCGTGCCGCGCCTGTCCAAGGTGGCGCGCAACCAGGCCGACGCCCGCTCGCTGATGACCGGCCGCATCACCGACGCCTACACCAACATCGCCACCGTCAAGCTGTTCTCGCACGCCGGCCGCGAGGCCGACTACGCGCGCAGCGCCATGCGCGAGTTCCTCGGCACCGTGAACCGCCAGATGCGCCTGGTGTCGGGCTTCGAGATCGTCAACCATGGCTTGAACATGATCCTCATCGCCGGCACCGCCGGCGTCTCGCTGTACCTGTGGACCCAGGGCAAGGTCGGCATCGGCGCGGTGGCCGCCGCCACCGCCATGGCGCTGCGCCTGAACGGCATCGCGCACTGGGTGATGTGGGAAATGTCGGCGCTGTTCGAGCACGTGGGCACGGTGCAGGACGGCATCAACACCCTGGCGCGCGCGCATGATGTCAAGGACGCGCCGGACGCGCGGCCCCTGAAGGTGGCGCAGGGCGAACTGCGCTTCGAGGGCGTCAGCTTCAGCTACGGCGGCGCCGCGCCGCGCCCGGTGGTGGACAAGCTCGACCTGGCCATTCGCCCGGGCGAGAAGATCGGCCTGGTGGGCCGCTCCGGCGCCGGCAAGTCGACCATCGTCAACCTGCTGCTGCGCTTCTACGACATCGAAGGCGGCCGCATCCTGATCGACGGCCAGGACATCGCCCACGTCACGCAGGACAGCCTGCGCGCGCAGATCGGCATGGTCACGCAGGACACCTCGCTGCTGCACCGCTCGGTGCGCGACAACATCCTCTACGGCCGTCCCGACGCCGGCGACGCCGACATGATGCATGCCGCCCGGCGCGCCGAAGCGCACGATTTCATCGGCACCCTGGCCGACGCCAGGAACCGCACCGGCTACGACGCCCACGTCGGCGAGCGCGGCGTGAAGCTCTCCGGCGGCCAGCGCCAGCGCATCGCAATCGCCCGCGTGATGTTGAAGGACGCGCCCATCCTGCTGCTGGACGAAGCCACCAGCGCGCTGGACTCGGAAGTCGAAGCGGCGATCCAGACCAGCCTGTACAAGCTGATGGAAGGCAAGACCGTGGTCGCCATCGCCCACCGCCTGTCGACCATCGCGGCGATGGACCGCCTGATCGTGCTGGACCAGGGCCGCATCGTCGAGCAGGGTTCGCACAGCGAGCTGCTGGCGGCCAATGGCCTGTATGCGCGGCTGTGGGCGCACCAGAGCGGAGGCTTCCTGGGCGAGGAGGACGACGAGCCGGAAGCGGCCGCGGCGTGA
- a CDS encoding M24 family metallopeptidase: MQQAARTDAQSAQPLEQAQRVGPAFSVDGMLAVRQATRRAIAQIAAGVRPGMIEEDAVEMAKGVLRDAGLALSWHPTRVRFGRNTTKPMRLASEPGVVLGENDIFFIDIAPRMDAFEGDGGAAFVVGEQPEYARCAADAEALFHALRRLWLSEGLTGRQLYEHGRQWASARGWVLNFDLPGHRVSDFPHAAIHTGSLAEFDAAPLPLRWILEIHLRHPSEPFGAFFEDMLLEDAFFA; this comes from the coding sequence ATGCAGCAAGCAGCACGAACCGACGCGCAATCGGCGCAACCATTGGAACAGGCCCAGCGCGTCGGCCCCGCCTTCTCGGTGGACGGCATGCTGGCCGTGCGCCAGGCCACCCGCCGCGCGATCGCGCAGATCGCCGCCGGGGTGCGCCCCGGCATGATCGAGGAAGACGCGGTGGAGATGGCCAAGGGCGTGCTGCGCGACGCCGGCCTGGCGCTGTCGTGGCATCCGACCCGGGTGCGCTTCGGGCGCAACACCACCAAGCCGATGCGGCTGGCGTCGGAACCCGGCGTCGTGCTGGGCGAGAACGATATCTTCTTCATCGACATCGCGCCGCGCATGGACGCCTTCGAGGGCGACGGCGGCGCTGCCTTCGTGGTCGGCGAACAGCCCGAGTACGCGCGTTGCGCGGCCGACGCCGAGGCGTTGTTCCACGCGCTGCGCCGCTTGTGGTTGAGCGAGGGACTGACCGGCCGCCAGCTCTACGAGCATGGCCGGCAATGGGCATCGGCGCGGGGCTGGGTGCTCAACTTCGACTTGCCGGGGCATCGCGTGTCGGACTTTCCGCATGCCGCCATCCACACCGGTTCGCTGGCCGAGTTCGATGCGGCGCCGCTGCCGCTGCGCTGGATCCTGGAGATTCATTTGCGGCATCCGTCGGAGCCGTTCGGCGCATTTTTTGAGGATATGTTGCTGGAGGATGCGTTCTTTGCTTGA